The Heyndrickxia vini genome contains a region encoding:
- a CDS encoding FAD-binding dehydrogenase, whose protein sequence is MEYDVIVIGAGLSGLVATAELGDANKRVLLLDQEPEASLGGQAWWSFGGLFLVDSPEQRRMGIKDSRDLAWQDWLGTAGFDRLEDEDYWGKKWAEAYVDFAAGEKREWLYAQGVRFFPVVGWAERGGYLAEGHGNSVPRFHIVWGTGPGIVKPFETRVRNAIKRGLVDFRPRHRVDSLITQNGSVIGVHGSKLVPSTDARGQSSSREVIGDFEFYSQAVIVTSGGIGGNHELIRENWPKRLGTPPNNMISGVPKHVDGRMLAITEKAGGRIVNRDRMWHYTEGIKNWDPIWPMHGIRILPGPSSLWLDAKGQRFPAPNFPGFDTLGTLEAIQASGYDYSWFILTQKIIEKEFALSGSEQNPDLTGKSIRQVLSRVKPGATPPVQAFMDKGEDFVIAHNLQTLVEGMNKLTGTGLLKFEDIERQIIARDREMENTFTKDLQITALRGARKYLGDKLIRVAKPHKILDPKNGPLIAVRLNILSRKTLGGLQTDLSGRVLNSSGNPVNGLYAAGEVSGFGGGGIHGYRSLEGTFVGGCLFTALQSSKALIQELK, encoded by the coding sequence ATGGAATATGATGTAATTGTCATAGGTGCTGGTTTATCTGGTTTAGTAGCAACTGCGGAACTCGGAGACGCAAATAAACGCGTTTTACTACTTGACCAAGAACCAGAAGCATCATTGGGCGGCCAAGCGTGGTGGTCATTTGGTGGATTATTTCTTGTGGATTCACCGGAACAACGTAGAATGGGAATTAAGGATTCACGGGATCTAGCTTGGCAAGACTGGTTAGGTACAGCGGGATTTGATAGACTTGAAGATGAGGATTATTGGGGAAAAAAATGGGCCGAGGCCTATGTTGACTTTGCAGCCGGTGAAAAAAGAGAATGGTTATATGCACAAGGTGTACGTTTCTTCCCTGTCGTTGGTTGGGCGGAACGCGGGGGTTATCTGGCGGAGGGACATGGTAACTCAGTTCCTCGATTTCATATTGTATGGGGTACGGGACCAGGAATTGTAAAACCGTTTGAAACAAGAGTTCGAAATGCAATTAAAAGAGGTCTTGTTGATTTTCGACCTAGACATAGAGTTGATTCATTAATAACCCAAAATGGCTCAGTCATTGGAGTACACGGATCCAAATTAGTGCCTAGCACAGATGCTCGTGGTCAATCAAGTTCACGGGAAGTAATTGGTGACTTCGAATTTTATTCCCAAGCAGTCATTGTGACAAGCGGTGGAATTGGTGGGAATCATGAGTTGATTAGGGAAAATTGGCCCAAAAGATTGGGTACTCCTCCAAATAATATGATTTCCGGTGTACCAAAGCATGTGGATGGTCGCATGTTGGCCATAACCGAAAAAGCTGGCGGCCGAATCGTAAATAGGGATCGTATGTGGCATTATACAGAAGGAATTAAAAATTGGGATCCGATCTGGCCCATGCATGGTATTCGTATCCTTCCAGGTCCTTCCTCACTTTGGCTTGATGCGAAAGGTCAACGTTTCCCAGCTCCAAATTTCCCGGGATTTGATACATTAGGAACACTAGAGGCAATTCAAGCATCGGGATATGATTATTCTTGGTTTATTTTAACGCAAAAAATAATAGAAAAAGAATTTGCACTTTCTGGATCAGAACAGAATCCGGATTTAACAGGTAAAAGTATAAGACAAGTATTGTCTCGAGTAAAACCGGGGGCCACTCCTCCTGTTCAAGCTTTCATGGATAAAGGAGAAGATTTTGTCATTGCTCATAATTTACAAACGTTAGTAGAAGGAATGAATAAACTTACGGGCACTGGGTTACTCAAGTTTGAGGATATAGAGCGTCAAATCATTGCTAGGGATCGAGAAATGGAAAATACGTTTACAAAAGACTTACAAATTACTGCTTTACGTGGTGCTCGTAAGTATCTTGGTGATAAACTTATTCGTGTGGCAAAACCACATAAAATTCTCGATCCGAAAAACGGTCCATTAATTGCTGTTCGACTAAATATCTTAAGTCGAAAAACGCTTGGAGGATTACAAACCGATTTATCAGGTCGTGTATTAAATTCATCGGGTAATCCAGTTAATGGACTTTATGCTGCCGGGGAAGTGTCTGGGTTTGGGGGTGGCGGAATACATGGCTATCGTTCTCTTGAAGGAACGTTTGTTGGTGGTTGCCTTTTCACCGCTCTCCAATCAAGCAAAGCCCTCATTCAAGAGTTGAAATAA
- a CDS encoding DUF2515 domain-containing protein, which produces MFNKQKSKLLSKSLIKIKKELTRNVNIKLLPKEEFIIRRIKEQTYSLNKNNITRTNAYLDFYQRHPEIHWAFLGHMVSRNGGWNMTDLKGSILSKLLSKKEATSFFTFLERGNWLIFQDAYPQFLVYEESKMKGQNLFHLLPHLHVSKFMVAVWNQFWQDKDPYKLAIALIVNEQNYLEKRVINNPLFKKDVFGTIEFKLQDILSMNQILFPYVKNKQLCLSGQTLNHFLNLHERILLGKRLYNILFINRNLLALTENWASSHPHSASRKDYWPQIFNDVNEDTPGRFVKTRLKSCQLLPNSPRFYSPKLEYAWKNQEHQDAELGDWYSNWQVIYYLIDSKEHVDGEIKHEYCKTLERLELAAITKKALSFMD; this is translated from the coding sequence ATGTTCAATAAACAAAAAAGTAAATTACTTTCTAAATCCCTTATAAAAATCAAAAAAGAATTAACAAGGAATGTCAACATTAAGCTATTACCAAAGGAAGAATTTATCATTAGGCGTATTAAAGAACAAACATACTCGCTAAACAAAAACAATATTACAAGAACGAACGCTTATCTTGATTTTTATCAAAGGCATCCAGAAATTCATTGGGCATTTTTAGGACATATGGTATCAAGAAATGGTGGATGGAATATGACTGACTTAAAAGGGAGCATTTTATCAAAACTACTGTCAAAAAAAGAAGCTACTTCCTTTTTTACATTTTTGGAAAGAGGAAATTGGTTAATCTTTCAAGATGCATACCCACAATTTCTAGTGTATGAAGAAAGTAAAATGAAAGGGCAAAACCTCTTTCATCTCCTCCCCCATTTACATGTATCCAAATTTATGGTTGCTGTATGGAATCAGTTTTGGCAGGATAAAGATCCATACAAATTGGCCATAGCTTTAATTGTAAATGAGCAAAATTATTTAGAAAAAAGAGTGATTAATAATCCGTTATTTAAAAAAGACGTTTTCGGAACAATTGAGTTTAAATTACAGGATATCCTTTCAATGAACCAAATCCTCTTCCCTTATGTAAAAAATAAACAACTTTGTTTATCCGGACAAACATTGAACCATTTTTTAAATTTACATGAGCGTATTCTTTTAGGTAAACGCTTATATAATATTCTATTTATTAATCGTAATCTTTTAGCTCTTACTGAAAATTGGGCCAGTAGCCATCCGCATAGTGCATCACGCAAAGACTATTGGCCGCAGATATTTAACGATGTTAACGAGGATACGCCTGGTCGATTTGTAAAAACAAGGTTAAAATCGTGTCAATTACTTCCTAATTCCCCACGATTCTATAGTCCGAAATTAGAATACGCTTGGAAAAATCAGGAGCATCAAGATGCTGAACTCGGCGACTGGTACTCAAATTGGCAAGTAATCTATTATCTTATTGATTCAAAAGAACATGTAGACGGAGAGATTAAACATGAGTATTGTAAAACACTCGAAAGACTTGAACTGGCAGCAATCACGAAAAAGGCTCTTTCATTTATGGATTAG
- a CDS encoding RNA polymerase sigma factor codes for MGGYSIEELFQKYEQDITSYLIYYTGSADVEDLVQDTFLIAMRNLSNFRENSHPKTWLISIARNIVIDKFRRRILWRKIKNILSTEQNTLDTVEMEIIKKQENNQLYKAIYKLPTQYREVVILRGIMELSAKEASDIVKCSPNKVNVLYHRSLKKLREILKKEGYTYGGNQRYKGKSKKSS; via the coding sequence TTGGGGGGATATTCAATTGAAGAGTTATTTCAGAAATATGAACAAGATATCACAAGTTATTTAATTTATTATACAGGTTCCGCGGATGTCGAGGATTTAGTACAGGATACTTTTTTAATAGCAATGAGAAATTTATCAAACTTCCGAGAGAATTCGCATCCAAAAACATGGTTAATCTCAATTGCAAGAAATATTGTTATCGATAAGTTTCGAAGAAGAATATTATGGCGGAAAATCAAAAATATATTATCAACTGAACAAAACACGTTAGATACCGTTGAAATGGAAATAATCAAAAAGCAAGAAAATAATCAATTATATAAGGCAATTTATAAGCTACCTACACAATATAGAGAAGTAGTCATCCTTCGTGGAATAATGGAACTATCAGCAAAAGAAGCGAGTGACATAGTAAAATGTAGTCCAAATAAAGTGAATGTTCTGTACCATCGTTCATTAAAAAAATTAAGAGAAATTTTAAAGAAGGAGGGATATACTTATGGAGGAAATCAAAGATATAAAGGAAAGTCTAAAAAATCTTCCTAA
- a CDS encoding DUF6509 family protein, translating into MNITGFTLEKLEDPTGILVGDRYEYIIDIEVPEDDELFSEKGLFVKVIYVVDGNEQRIAQYQIFEKITHTYLDFELEEEELQLIHVFCKENLESL; encoded by the coding sequence ATGAACATTACAGGATTTACACTAGAAAAGCTTGAAGACCCAACAGGAATATTAGTCGGAGACCGTTATGAATACATAATTGATATCGAAGTACCTGAAGATGATGAACTTTTTTCTGAAAAAGGATTATTTGTTAAGGTTATATATGTGGTAGATGGTAATGAACAACGTATTGCGCAATATCAAATTTTTGAGAAAATCACACACACGTATTTAGACTTTGAACTAGAGGAAGAAGAATTACAATTGATACATGTATTTTGTAAAGAAAATCTTGAATCACTTTAA
- a CDS encoding GTP-binding protein gives MKQITIGIVAHVDAGKTTFAEQLLFHTKSIRHRGRVDHQDAFMDNHHIEKARGITVFSEQAHFVYNDTMYHLIDTPGHVDFSSEMERSIQIMDYAIVIISAVEGVEGHTETVWQLLRQYNVPTFFFINKTDRVGAELNRVIGEIQTELSSNVFYIDQSLKKVILNQNVIEWLAEKNDILLEKFLNDDYNSGIWLLSMKEMIKSNAIFPILSGSALQDIGISTFIKTIDELTFAHFDSNCSFSGKVYKIRHDEKGTKLAYIKVLSGTLNVRDVIHYAVGENQVSEKVTQMRRYNGKKYEIIDQISAGELVAVTGLSAVSVGSRLGCLEEENIGNTMVPTLKSKVIFDASYHIKDVLSCLQLLDMEDPSLKLTWDESLQEIHIHVMGSIQLEILQQIIMDRFQLAVTFDKPNILYKETINTTVIGYGHFEPLKHYAEVHIKLEPSQRSRGISFQSVCHTDDLIVGYQNLVKHYLLEKEHRGILTGSPLTDMKITLLTGRAHNKHTSGGDFKEATLRALRQGLEKAEIILLEPFYEFKIKVDLDDMGRVLSDIQASYGIFNPPEINSNKAIITGSVPVATFIGYSTVFASFTHGKGSLSLQFGGYHQCHNEKEVIEQIAYNKNADKEYSSSSIFCSKGQGFIVPWDEAEEKMHCL, from the coding sequence GTGAAACAAATAACAATTGGAATAGTAGCTCATGTTGATGCAGGAAAAACGACGTTTGCTGAACAGCTCTTATTTCATACGAAAAGTATCCGTCACCGAGGAAGAGTCGACCATCAAGATGCATTTATGGATAACCATCATATAGAAAAGGCAAGAGGAATAACTGTATTTTCCGAACAAGCCCACTTTGTTTATAACGATACGATGTACCATCTAATCGATACACCGGGACATGTTGATTTTTCTTCTGAAATGGAACGATCCATTCAGATAATGGATTACGCAATCGTTATTATTAGTGCAGTCGAAGGTGTAGAGGGACATACAGAAACGGTGTGGCAATTACTTAGGCAGTATAATGTCCCAACCTTTTTCTTTATAAATAAAACGGACCGTGTTGGTGCAGAATTAAATCGCGTGATTGGTGAGATTCAGACAGAGTTATCCTCAAATGTGTTTTACATCGATCAATCTTTAAAAAAAGTGATACTAAATCAAAACGTAATTGAATGGTTAGCCGAAAAAAACGACATATTGTTGGAAAAATTTTTGAACGACGATTACAATTCAGGGATATGGCTATTATCGATGAAAGAAATGATTAAATCAAATGCAATTTTTCCAATATTAAGTGGCTCAGCTCTCCAAGACATAGGAATTTCTACTTTTATTAAAACAATCGATGAATTAACTTTTGCCCATTTTGATTCAAATTGTTCATTCTCCGGGAAAGTGTATAAAATAAGACACGATGAAAAGGGAACAAAACTTGCTTATATAAAAGTATTAAGCGGGACATTGAATGTACGTGATGTCATTCATTATGCTGTTGGTGAAAATCAAGTTTCAGAGAAAGTGACCCAAATGAGAAGATACAATGGGAAGAAATATGAAATTATTGATCAAATAAGTGCAGGTGAATTAGTTGCAGTTACCGGATTATCAGCTGTTTCTGTCGGTTCGCGTCTAGGTTGTTTAGAGGAAGAGAACATAGGTAATACAATGGTACCGACACTAAAGTCAAAGGTCATTTTTGATGCTTCTTATCATATAAAAGATGTTTTATCTTGCTTACAGTTATTAGATATGGAAGACCCCAGTTTAAAATTAACTTGGGATGAAAGCCTACAAGAAATCCATATTCATGTGATGGGAAGCATTCAGCTGGAAATTCTTCAGCAAATTATTATGGATCGGTTTCAGCTAGCAGTTACATTTGATAAGCCGAATATATTATACAAGGAAACGATTAATACAACAGTCATTGGGTATGGTCATTTTGAACCATTAAAGCATTACGCAGAGGTACATATAAAATTAGAGCCATCACAACGATCAAGGGGAATCAGTTTTCAAAGTGTATGTCACACAGATGATCTCATCGTTGGATATCAAAATTTAGTGAAACATTATTTACTTGAGAAAGAGCATCGAGGTATTTTAACGGGATCTCCTCTTACAGATATGAAAATCACTTTATTAACTGGAAGGGCACACAATAAACATACGAGTGGTGGAGATTTTAAGGAAGCGACACTTAGAGCGTTAAGGCAAGGACTTGAGAAGGCTGAAATAATATTGTTAGAACCTTTCTATGAGTTTAAAATTAAAGTAGATCTAGATGATATGGGAAGGGTCCTCTCTGACATACAAGCATCGTATGGCATATTTAATCCGCCTGAAATAAACAGTAATAAAGCCATTATTACTGGGAGTGTTCCTGTAGCCACCTTTATCGGCTATAGTACGGTTTTCGCCTCTTTTACCCATGGAAAGGGTTCGTTATCGCTTCAGTTTGGCGGCTATCATCAATGCCATAATGAAAAAGAAGTGATTGAACAGATCGCATACAATAAAAATGCAGATAAAGAATACAGTTCTTCATCGATATTTTGCTCAAAAGGTCAAGGGTTTATAGTTCCGTGGGATGAAGCAGAAGAGAAGATGCATTGTTTATAA
- a CDS encoding CBO0543 family protein: MSIVKHSKDLNWQQSRKRLFHLWIRTNIPTLLLASLLGTYLDLFFIGKTLYTFPKRPLPHIFSFNILFTCVGLPLLTSFFLLLCNILSLSKKVILIFMLSMLMTVGERFSESIGYFAHSDSWNHLYSFIGYTFYLVFIYCFYQWSNDRDLPRA, from the coding sequence ATGAGTATTGTAAAACACTCGAAAGACTTGAACTGGCAGCAATCACGAAAAAGGCTCTTTCATTTATGGATTAGAACAAACATTCCCACCCTGTTACTTGCATCATTATTAGGCACATATCTGGACTTATTCTTTATAGGTAAAACGCTTTATACCTTCCCAAAAAGACCATTGCCACATATATTTTCATTCAATATTCTTTTTACTTGTGTAGGATTGCCGCTATTAACAAGTTTCTTTCTTCTTCTTTGTAATATATTGAGTTTAAGCAAAAAAGTCATATTAATATTTATGCTAAGTATGTTGATGACAGTTGGTGAAAGATTTTCAGAATCAATCGGTTATTTTGCACATAGTGATTCGTGGAATCACCTTTATTCATTTATTGGTTATACATTTTATCTTGTGTTCATCTATTGTTTTTATCAATGGTCAAATGATCGTGATCTCCCCCGAGCTTAG